In Coffea eugenioides isolate CCC68of unplaced genomic scaffold, Ceug_1.0 ScVebR1_28;HRSCAF=126, whole genome shotgun sequence, a single window of DNA contains:
- the LOC113757277 gene encoding 40S ribosomal protein S4-like: TLSLQTNFTKLLPSTQGRNFMESFRDEEAKFKLCKVRSVQFGQKGKPYLNTYDGHTIRYPDPLIKANDTIKLDLENNKIIEFIKFDVGNVVMVTGGRNRGWVGVIKNREKHKGSFETIHVQDATGHEFATRLGNVFIIGKGAKPWVSLPKEKGIKLSVIEEQRKRIAAQAATTA, translated from the exons accttaagccttcaaacaaacttcactaaactacttcctagcacccaaggaaggaattttatgga AAGTTTCAGGGATGAGGAGGCAAAGTTTAAGTTGTGTAAGGTTCGATCAGTACAGTTTGGACAGAAGGGCAAGCCATACCTGAATACCTATGATGGTCATACCATTCGTTACCCAGACCCACTCATCAAGGCCAATGACACCATCAAACTTGACCTGGAGAACAACAAGATTATTGAATTCATCAAGTTTGATGTTGGGAATGTTGTCATGGTGACTGGGGGAAGGAACAGAGGTTGGGTTGGAGTAATCAAGAATAGAGAGAAACATAAGGGAAGCTTTGAGACCATCCATGTCCAAGATGCCACAGGTCACGAGTTTGCTACTCGTCTTGGTAATGTCTTCATCATTGGAAAAGGTGCAAAGCCCTGGGTGTCTCTTCCAAAGGAGAAAGGTATCAAGTTGTCAGTTATAgaggaacaaaggaaaaggaTTGCTGCCCAGGCGGCTACTACTGCCTAA